A window of the Lepus europaeus isolate LE1 chromosome 5, mLepTim1.pri, whole genome shotgun sequence genome harbors these coding sequences:
- the CC2D1B gene encoding coiled-coil and C2 domain-containing protein 1B isoform X1 produces MPGPRPRKGPQASGQGVAAAKQLGLFVEFSPEDMLLGIDETEEDADLEAELLALTGEAETTDRKPAPKGRAPLPMAHIEKLAADCMQDVEEEEEEEEGLEEDADLLTELQEVLGADEEAGPGEGDEATSPGLSEEKKGQGSIEPAVPAALLTAAVAEAQAGEPQGLQAVLEERIHNYREAAAGAKEAGEAAKARRCERGLKTLESQLAAVRRGRKINEDEIPPPVAVGKRPLAPQETAHRSSETGPPCPPTMEPDDSSQPETSLLGSAGPSAPPNSDADPRNLLLTRQREYKVAALSAKRAGDLERARELMRIGKRFGAVLEALEKGQPVDLSAMPPAPEDLKAPRAPAVERVQPVTAPDIPATPVAPTEPQTVLDALQQRLNKYREAGIQARSSGDERKARMHERIAKQYQDAIRAHRAGRKVDFAELPVPPGFPPIPGLQPMVGMEEDTVAATLAAAQKLATSDDTALAEEDEDESETPAQTPVAKKPAQPLVPSSRPLAKESLSPSVREQLVLLEARKLQYQRAALQAKRRQDLEQAKAHLRVAKCLEAQITQARAGQPVDLSKVPSPLTDEEGDFILIHHEDLRLSQKAEEVYAQLQKMLLEQHEKCLLFSKQFMHQGNVAETTRFEKLAQDRKRQLEILQLAQAQGLDPPSHHFELKTFQTVRIFSELNSTEMHLIIVRGMNLPAPPGVTPDDLDAFVRFEFHYPNSDQAQKSKTAVVKNTNSPEFDQLFKLNINRNHRGFRRVIQSKGIKFEIFHKGSFFRSDKLVGTAHLKLERLENECEIREIVEVLDGRKPTGGKLEVKVRLREPLSGQDVQMVTENWLVLEPRGL; encoded by the exons CCCATGGCCCACATCGAGAAGTTGGCGGCGGACTGTATGCAGgatgtggaggaggaggaggaggaggaggaagggctggaGGAGGACGCAGACCTGCTG ACTGAGCTGCAGGAGGTGCTGGGTGCAGATGAAGAGGCTGGGCCCGGGGAAGGTGATGAGGCCACCAGCCCAGGCCTCTCTGAGGAGAAGAAGGGACAAGGAAGCATTGAACCTGCCGTGCCGGCAGCCCTCCTAACAGCCGCAGTCGCAGAGGCTCAG GCTGGGGAGCCTCAGGGGCTACAGGCTGTGCTAGAAGAACGGATCCACAACTACCGGGAGGCTGCGGCCGGTGCCAAGGAAGCAGGGGAAgcggccaaagccaggcgctgtGAGCGAGGGCTGAag ACTCTGGAGTCCCAGCTCGCTGCTgtgaggagaggcaggaagatcAACGAGGATGAGATCCCACCGCCAGTGGCCGTAGGCAAGAGGCCTCTGGCCCCCCAGGAGACAGCCCACAGGAGCTCTGAGAcaggccctccctgcccccccaccaTGGAGCCAG ACGACTCCTCCCAACCCGAGACAAGCCTCCTGGGCAGCGCCGGCCCTTCTGCCCCGCCGAATTCAGACGCTGACCCCCGGAATCTGCTGTTGACCCGACAGAGAGAGTACAAAGTGGCTGCCCTCAGTGCCAAGCGGGCTGGAGATCTAGAACGTGCCCGGGAGCTCATGAGGATTGGGAAG AGATTTGGTGCTGTCCTGGAGGCCCTGGAGAAGGGGCAGCCCGTGGACCTGAGTGCCATGCCCCCAGCACCTGAGG ATCTGAAGGCCCCCAGGGCACCAGCAGTGGAGCGAGTGCAGCCAGTGACGGCTCCTGACATCCCAGCAACCCCAG TGGCCCCTACAGAGCCACAGACGGTGCTGGATGCCCTGCAGCAGAGACTGAACAAGTACCGGGAGGCCGGCATCCAGGCTCGGAGCAGTGGGGATGAACGTAAGGCCCGGATGCATGAACGCATTGCCAAG CAATACCAAGATGCTATTCGAGCACACCGAGCAGGGCGGAAGGTTGACTTCGCCGAGTTGCCGGTTCCTCCAG GGTTTCCCCCCATCCCTGGTCTGCAGCCCATGGTGGGCATGGAGGAGGATACAGTGGCAGCAACCTTGGCAGCTGCCCAGAAACTGGCCACCTCAGATGACACGGCCCTGGCAgaggaagatgaggatgag agtgagaccccagcacagACGCCGGTAGCCAAGAAGCCAGCACAGCCTCTTGTCCCTTCATCTCGGCCCCTGGCTAAGGAGTCACTGAGTCCATCTG TGCGGGAGCAGCTGGTGCTACTGGAGGCACGAAAACTGCAGTACCAACGGGCAGCCCTGCAGGCCAAACGTAGGCAGGacctggagcaggccaaagcccaCCTGCGGGTGGCCAAATGTCTGGAGGCTCAGATCACCCAGGCCCGAGCTGGCCAACCTGTTGACCTCTCCAAG GTGCCTTCGCCCTTGACGGATGAGGAGGGCGACTTCATCCTCATCCACCACGAGGACCTGCGGCTCTCCCAGAAGGCTGAGGAGGTGTACGCGCAGCTACAGAAGATGCTTTTGGAGCAACATGAG AAGTGCCTGCTGTTTTCCAAGCAGTTCATGCACCAGGGCAATGTGGCTGAGACCACCCG GTTTGAGAAGCTTGCTCAGGACCGTAAGAGACAGCTGGAGATCCTgcagctggcccaggcccagggcctcGACCCTCCTAGCCACCACTTTGAGCTGAAGACATTCCAGACCGTGAG GATCTTCTCAGAACTCAACAGCACAGAGATGCATCTGATCATTGTTCGAGGAATGAACCTCCCAGCACCGCCAG GGGTGACCCCTGATGACTTGGATGCTTTTGTGCGCTTTGAGTTTCACTACCCTAACTCG GACCAGGCTCAAAAAAGCAAAACAGCTGTGGTGAAGAACACAAATTCTCCAG AATTTGATCAGCTCTTCAAACTAAACATCAACCGAAACCACCGGGGCTTCAGGAGGGTGATCCAAAGCAAAGGAATCAAGTTTGAGATTTTCCACAAAGG CTCTTTCTTCAGAAGTGACAAGCTGGTTGGCACAGCACATCTGAAACTGGAGCGGCTGGAGAATGAGTGTGAGATCAGAGAGATTGTGGAG GTCCTGGATGGAAGGAAGCCTACTGGGGGGAAGCTGGAGGTGAAGGTGAGGCTGCGGGAGCCTCTGAGTGGCCAGGATGTGCAGATGGTCACCGAGAACTGGCTGGTCCTGGAGCCTCGGGGCCTGTGA
- the CC2D1B gene encoding coiled-coil and C2 domain-containing protein 1B isoform X2: MRTWRPSCSPSQGKQRPQTGSQHPRGGTELQEVLGADEEAGPGEGDEATSPGLSEEKKGQGSIEPAVPAALLTAAVAEAQAGEPQGLQAVLEERIHNYREAAAGAKEAGEAAKARRCERGLKTLESQLAAVRRGRKINEDEIPPPVAVGKRPLAPQETAHRSSETGPPCPPTMEPDDSSQPETSLLGSAGPSAPPNSDADPRNLLLTRQREYKVAALSAKRAGDLERARELMRIGKRFGAVLEALEKGQPVDLSAMPPAPEDLKAPRAPAVERVQPVTAPDIPATPVAPTEPQTVLDALQQRLNKYREAGIQARSSGDERKARMHERIAKQYQDAIRAHRAGRKVDFAELPVPPGFPPIPGLQPMVGMEEDTVAATLAAAQKLATSDDTALAEEDEDESETPAQTPVAKKPAQPLVPSSRPLAKESLSPSVREQLVLLEARKLQYQRAALQAKRRQDLEQAKAHLRVAKCLEAQITQARAGQPVDLSKVPSPLTDEEGDFILIHHEDLRLSQKAEEVYAQLQKMLLEQHEKCLLFSKQFMHQGNVAETTRFEKLAQDRKRQLEILQLAQAQGLDPPSHHFELKTFQTVRIFSELNSTEMHLIIVRGMNLPAPPGVTPDDLDAFVRFEFHYPNSDQAQKSKTAVVKNTNSPEFDQLFKLNINRNHRGFRRVIQSKGIKFEIFHKGSFFRSDKLVGTAHLKLERLENECEIREIVEVLDGRKPTGGKLEVKVRLREPLSGQDVQMVTENWLVLEPRGL; this comes from the exons ACTGAGCTGCAGGAGGTGCTGGGTGCAGATGAAGAGGCTGGGCCCGGGGAAGGTGATGAGGCCACCAGCCCAGGCCTCTCTGAGGAGAAGAAGGGACAAGGAAGCATTGAACCTGCCGTGCCGGCAGCCCTCCTAACAGCCGCAGTCGCAGAGGCTCAG GCTGGGGAGCCTCAGGGGCTACAGGCTGTGCTAGAAGAACGGATCCACAACTACCGGGAGGCTGCGGCCGGTGCCAAGGAAGCAGGGGAAgcggccaaagccaggcgctgtGAGCGAGGGCTGAag ACTCTGGAGTCCCAGCTCGCTGCTgtgaggagaggcaggaagatcAACGAGGATGAGATCCCACCGCCAGTGGCCGTAGGCAAGAGGCCTCTGGCCCCCCAGGAGACAGCCCACAGGAGCTCTGAGAcaggccctccctgcccccccaccaTGGAGCCAG ACGACTCCTCCCAACCCGAGACAAGCCTCCTGGGCAGCGCCGGCCCTTCTGCCCCGCCGAATTCAGACGCTGACCCCCGGAATCTGCTGTTGACCCGACAGAGAGAGTACAAAGTGGCTGCCCTCAGTGCCAAGCGGGCTGGAGATCTAGAACGTGCCCGGGAGCTCATGAGGATTGGGAAG AGATTTGGTGCTGTCCTGGAGGCCCTGGAGAAGGGGCAGCCCGTGGACCTGAGTGCCATGCCCCCAGCACCTGAGG ATCTGAAGGCCCCCAGGGCACCAGCAGTGGAGCGAGTGCAGCCAGTGACGGCTCCTGACATCCCAGCAACCCCAG TGGCCCCTACAGAGCCACAGACGGTGCTGGATGCCCTGCAGCAGAGACTGAACAAGTACCGGGAGGCCGGCATCCAGGCTCGGAGCAGTGGGGATGAACGTAAGGCCCGGATGCATGAACGCATTGCCAAG CAATACCAAGATGCTATTCGAGCACACCGAGCAGGGCGGAAGGTTGACTTCGCCGAGTTGCCGGTTCCTCCAG GGTTTCCCCCCATCCCTGGTCTGCAGCCCATGGTGGGCATGGAGGAGGATACAGTGGCAGCAACCTTGGCAGCTGCCCAGAAACTGGCCACCTCAGATGACACGGCCCTGGCAgaggaagatgaggatgag agtgagaccccagcacagACGCCGGTAGCCAAGAAGCCAGCACAGCCTCTTGTCCCTTCATCTCGGCCCCTGGCTAAGGAGTCACTGAGTCCATCTG TGCGGGAGCAGCTGGTGCTACTGGAGGCACGAAAACTGCAGTACCAACGGGCAGCCCTGCAGGCCAAACGTAGGCAGGacctggagcaggccaaagcccaCCTGCGGGTGGCCAAATGTCTGGAGGCTCAGATCACCCAGGCCCGAGCTGGCCAACCTGTTGACCTCTCCAAG GTGCCTTCGCCCTTGACGGATGAGGAGGGCGACTTCATCCTCATCCACCACGAGGACCTGCGGCTCTCCCAGAAGGCTGAGGAGGTGTACGCGCAGCTACAGAAGATGCTTTTGGAGCAACATGAG AAGTGCCTGCTGTTTTCCAAGCAGTTCATGCACCAGGGCAATGTGGCTGAGACCACCCG GTTTGAGAAGCTTGCTCAGGACCGTAAGAGACAGCTGGAGATCCTgcagctggcccaggcccagggcctcGACCCTCCTAGCCACCACTTTGAGCTGAAGACATTCCAGACCGTGAG GATCTTCTCAGAACTCAACAGCACAGAGATGCATCTGATCATTGTTCGAGGAATGAACCTCCCAGCACCGCCAG GGGTGACCCCTGATGACTTGGATGCTTTTGTGCGCTTTGAGTTTCACTACCCTAACTCG GACCAGGCTCAAAAAAGCAAAACAGCTGTGGTGAAGAACACAAATTCTCCAG AATTTGATCAGCTCTTCAAACTAAACATCAACCGAAACCACCGGGGCTTCAGGAGGGTGATCCAAAGCAAAGGAATCAAGTTTGAGATTTTCCACAAAGG CTCTTTCTTCAGAAGTGACAAGCTGGTTGGCACAGCACATCTGAAACTGGAGCGGCTGGAGAATGAGTGTGAGATCAGAGAGATTGTGGAG GTCCTGGATGGAAGGAAGCCTACTGGGGGGAAGCTGGAGGTGAAGGTGAGGCTGCGGGAGCCTCTGAGTGGCCAGGATGTGCAGATGGTCACCGAGAACTGGCTGGTCCTGGAGCCTCGGGGCCTGTGA